The genomic stretch GAGCAGATACATCGGTTGTTCAGTGACTTACATGATGTGTTGTGGCTTCCAAATGATGGAATAAGTGTGGAAGTTTCTTGTGGGGTCAAACCAAAGGTAGAACTGTTGTTCTCTGTTACCTTTGCCTTGAGTAAAGATGTTTGTGTGAAGAATGTAAGGGTCACCAGTTGTGTTTCCCAAGAACTCAAAATCAATTTCATCATGGGTTGGCCCTTGGGATGACAGCTGTACCAAAGAAAATATAAAATTATCAGAATATAAATCAGTTCAGTTGTTAGTTGTGCAAGACATTCGACTGTAATGACACAGGTTCAAACTTACGTAGTAAGCAGTGACAGTGCCTGCGGAATTGCCAGCAACGAGTTTGAGTTGCATATCGATTCTTCCAAATAGGTACTGATTCTTTGATTTGAAGCCAGAGCCAGAGACTTTGTCAAGGGAGAGTGATAGAAGTTGACCACCATTGAATATCTTAGCACGGTTATCACCCCATGTTAGATCAAAGTCTTGGAAGAAGCTACCATCACAAGTAGCCACCATAAAGGTTACCATTATGCCAATTAGCATAAATACATGAAACTCATTGGGAGCAGAATTAGAAGCCATTTTGGATAGAAAATGAGAGAGAAGTTTTGCTTGTTATGATATGATGTAATGTGTTAGAAAATAGGGGGTATATATAGGTTTGAGAAAGAGAGGAAGGAAATCGATCGATTTATCAATTAGTAGTATATTATTTAATTAAACCATTACCAAATTTAAAAATAAAACGGTTTTTTAATTCGATTCGGTTTTTAAAATATTGAGCGATTTAAAGTATGGTAGGAGTAGGATGGTGGGACTTGTGATGGAGCAATAAGTTGAGGATGGATGGTCCAAAAGCTGTTGCCAGCTTAGCAAACTTTAAAAGCTGGAACCTTTTGTTTGGGTAATGCTTATACTTTAAAGGATTTTGGGGTTATGTTATTTTTTGGTTTCTAGACATAATGCTATATTCAGTATGAATAATGATTCTATTTTATGTCAATGGCATTGCTATAAAATTGAAAGCATGTTTTGATATATTTCAGGTAGACCCCATTTTTGTATGATTTGGAAAATTTCAAAATTCCTTATGGATGCCAACTGGAAGTGGTATGGTTGTAGAATAAAGCCATCAAGGTGTTTTACTGGTACTTCACAGGACCACCAATCATGAATTCTGGATCCAACTAGATTGTGCCACGTGGCATGTTTTTGAATATTTAAGTAATTTCTCTTTTTGTTGTTAAAAATCTTGTACCAGATTGGTCAGTTATAGATAAGGCTATAAATaaaagttatgaaaaatttgattgtAATCTTTATCGAATTTCATTTCATTAGAATTATTATCTAATGTCGATTCATCACCATTACCCGTTTAcattattttatagatttttaaaataaaatcaaatttaCGACGTCTAAAATTAATTGACGGTTTAAAATCTTTTTATACTTtagtgtatttcaattaaatcctttAATAAATCAATTATATGAGAAAAAAAtattcatgttgaaattaagtttacatttataaaataaaaattgtgttctaagaataaaatcaaccttGCCACCCTATTAAATTTTTATTATCAAGAATTTGAATTTTGGATGGTTAAAATTTAAAATATAGTCACGAGACATGAAAAGATATGGCATGGTTATCCACTTCAGAGATGCTGATAACATTTTCTGCTTTCTCTTAGGTTGCTTCAGTTTTAAATTGTCATTTTCAATGATGACAACAAGTCAACAAATTTGGATGTGGATTAGAAttcaaatataaaaaaaattagtGCATATTAAAATAGTATATACTTGCATGACAAATTATTGATGACACAAATTACAAGTGCATGAACTATAACCTCttccatattttatttttatattattggatgtaaatttatttcatttttaacaCACTCTTTTGCATTTAACACAGTTGAATTTGATGCGTGGATATAAATTATAGAAGACAAATCTAAATAGAGCAGACATGTACTTTTGTCGATCCTAATTTTTCCTAACTGTTTGTTTTTTAAAGTGAATTTCATGAAATATTTGAGACTCATGACTAGATTGTAAGAATCACCAACCATATACATGTAATGTTAATTAAACTTCACCGACTAGTTATTGGTTATGGGAAGATAGTAAAGTGGGAATCAAAGTATGGCAACCAGCTAGCAGAATCTCCAACCTTTAAAGTCATTAAAAATAGGATACCTTATTTCAATAGTAGAAATATTTTAACGAGTCTTACAATATAGTATAGCAACCCCTCAAATGGACCTCATTTTCTTATGTGAATAATAATCTATAATATATAGTTTGCTAAGAAAACAAGAAGCATTAATTGATTGAATATGATATCAGTGATGCTTTCGGCTATTATATATTACTTATAAAAAAAGGTATTGAGTTATTAATGTATGAAAGCATTTGGTGTAACAAGTGATTATAAAGTTTGCAACGAGATCAATGGGAGTATAGAATTAATAGAAAGTGAAATTTCTGAATGCAACTAAATTGgttggatatatatatatatatatatatatatatatatatatatatataatatatatatatatatatatatatatatatatatatatatatatatatatatatatatatatatataatatatattcCTCATGAAAGAATTAATGAAAACTACTTATTCCTCATGGAATAACAGCATTCATGAAAAGCAAAAATAGATAAAtcacacatatatatatatatatatatatatatatatatatatatatatatatatatatatatatatatatatatatatatatatatatatatatatatatatatatatatatatatatatatatatatatgtgtgtgtgatTTCAACCCCCTTAGCTCAATAATGAGACTTTTTCTTATAATCTTCTTTTGGCATATGCCTTTGGTGGTGAAAGAATTAAAGTAGGTATATAGCATCAATTAGTGGGTAGTGACAATAATTAATGAGAATAATTGTGGAATTAAATATAATGGATATGTATCATGATGATTTGTTATTAAGCATCATATTCTATTCAAGAAAAGTAGTTAAGATTTTTGGgcataaataaaaaaattatgcTAATTAATTTATTTGTACTACAATATTCTTAACTTACAATAGAAGTTTGAATGAGATGGTAAAAAAGATTTCAAGCTTTATCAAGTGTCTTAAATTTGTCTTAAGaatgtggaaaaaatttcatgctTATTTTGTTTATTTTCATGGTGTGATCGGCCTCTAATCAACTTATACATTTTCCAGCCATTGGACAATCAATTCACTACGTCTAATGATTGAAGCAGTTCCGGTTTTAACTTTTTAAAGATCCAGAGCAAATCGAGACTCTTTTATACaattatttttcataatttttttcGTGTAGAATGTATTATTTATCAAAAAAAATCATGTTTGAGAGTTTGGATCAATCATAACCAAGACCGACGCAAACAATTTGAAGACTCCGTTCCAATTTTAAAAATCAAATCCTAATAATAAGCAATACACAAATTCAAAAACAATCTTTTATTAATttatataaaatatttataaataagGAATATGCATAAATAACCATCGTCATCTTGTATTACGTAGGTCGATTAAGAAATTCACATATACCACTGTTATCTATTTAattatgaaaatttaattaaaaataacactaatatttttttatatttaaaaataaaattttagcAATATATCTCTCTATAAtcaaaagaaaaataataaatcaaAGCACGAATGATAATGAATTAAATTTCATCATAAAAAGTTGATAGtaaatttttaaatatttaattataacTTATAAATAGTCTCTAAAACTTATactaaaataaattaaaataatattataagGGCTATAATAAATGTAACTATGGTGCATCCTTTCAATAAAAAGCTAAATAAAGTTTTGAAAGGAGTTGAGTTTCGATCCGTTTACATTCAACATAAAAATCAAAGATTGAACCGTTAGATTAAAAATAACATTAATATATATATACATTTTAATATTTCAGTATTATAATTTCTCAACTATACCTCTCAAAAAATTTTAAGTCCCATATTTTTGAGGCCATGGGTTGTGGGGCTTCTTGTCCGGACCCAGGACCGACCCTGAGTAGAAGGGACAATACCATAACTGAAAAAGACTAGATAAAGTCATGAAAGTTTTACCTcgtacccctacaattgtacccataTCCCTATAATTAATTTTTTTGGACCAAAATATCCTCATATAAATAGGATATATTTTTCAAAAATGGAAGTTTTTTTCATTTGCGTCTGAAGACTTCCGGAAGAGCATTTTTGGCCTTGTAAACCGGAACACTGAGAATAAGTCTTCCGGTTCACAAGACATATACCAGAACACTTCTtaaaagacttccggtttgcTGCAGTTTTGGGGCATTGAATCAGAATTCTTTAAGAAAGTCTTTCGGTTTGGAAGAGTATATACCAGAActctttcttaaagacttccggtttgcATGAACTAAACCGAAActctttcttaaagacttccggtttgcATGAACTAAACCAGAACTCTTTTAAGAAGTGTTCCGGTAGTCAACCTAATATTTTTTCACACTGGAACTCTAAAAGAAGTGTTCCGGTgcgtttttttttgtttttttaaaaaattattttgttataaatttttttatagtggttcgaagacgaggtgcAGATGGTAGGATTCCAGACCGTAGTTTAGGCCGAGGCACATCTTCATCTGCAGCAGAACCGGTTGGATATCCAATAGGGTCGTATGATACGTCTCTTTTGGTaaagtacgagcatcatgttgctcgcCATTTATGGTTTGGTGAGGTAAATAAATAGGATATATTTGAAATTgaataatatttgaatattttatattgtgttttataatatgtgttttaattgtttttatgaaAGAGGTCCGAAAAAAGAGTTAAAGGTTGTTGGACATGGACTAAAGCTGACATAGAGGGTTCCACTAGCTCTTCCACAATAGgtggagagttgggtatctagGTCTGGGTTATCTTCACTTCAGAGAACTAGTTTGAAAAAGATAGACACAAATCTGGTATttgcatttgtggaaagatggcatctagagacatcttcatttcacatgccgtttggtgaaatgaccattactttggatgacgtctcatgtctgcttcacttgcccatcaggggTGTCTTCTGGAGCCCTCATGATGTCACTGaagaggttgttgttgaacttgCTTTTGACTACTTAGGAGTGTCACATGGTGAGGCATAATCACATGTTCGTAGCTGCAGGGATTCTTATTATAAAttggagtggttatacgatttattcATACAACATAAAGCTGCTTCTagctgggcatatgcgactaGAGCATATTTGTTGATGTTGTTGGGTTCCACAATTTTTTCTGACAAGATCTTTACACTTGTCGAGGCATGATATCTCCTACTGTTTATGGACTTAGATAGATGTTCGAGATATAGTTGGGGGGCAGCTGCATTGGTTACACTATACAGATAccttggagatgcgtccatgttCAGTTGCAAGCAGCTCGGTGG from Lathyrus oleraceus cultivar Zhongwan6 chromosome 7, CAAS_Psat_ZW6_1.0, whole genome shotgun sequence encodes the following:
- the LOC127100705 gene encoding xyloglucan endotransglucosylase/hydrolase 2 yields the protein MASNSAPNEFHVFMLIGIMVTFMVATCDGSFFQDFDLTWGDNRAKIFNGGQLLSLSLDKVSGSGFKSKNQYLFGRIDMQLKLVAGNSAGTVTAYYLSSQGPTHDEIDFEFLGNTTGDPYILHTNIFTQGKGNREQQFYLWFDPTRNFHTYSIIWKPQHIIFLVDNTPIRVFKNVESMGVPFPKNQPMRIYSSLWNADDWATRGGLVKTDWSKAPFTAYYRNFKATQFSSSTSNSDSEWQINELDAYGRRRLRWVQKYFMIYNYCNDLKRFPQGVPLECSH